In a genomic window of Opisthocomus hoazin isolate bOpiHoa1 chromosome 19, bOpiHoa1.hap1, whole genome shotgun sequence:
- the ABCA2 gene encoding ATP-binding cassette sub-family A member 2 isoform X2: MGFLHQLHLLLWKNVTLKRRSPWVLAFEIFIPLVLFFILLGLRQKKPTIPVKEAFYTAAPLTSAGILPVMQSLCPDGQRDEFGFLQYSNSTVTQLLEHLSEAVEQSSLFDPRHPGLEEELVSLRRRLEALSSSEPGSVETPFSGRAGSGFTLAWAAKDRGELHRFLTQNLSLPNSTAELLLGSSVDLREVYRLFFGSFPLVPDETRERDLWDGFGPGEQMSQLERSLPGGWRSLREGLVHRALRDPAAAPRRPALLRLLSRALGLTSAAPAPVASDSPQAFVSEMEGVLFTGPVLEQLTCEQSAGGLRRLLRVAPGQRALLQAYRALVCNGSRAARRERFAQLAAELRDQLDTPRIVSRLKLDEVNSTAAQHRLRALLEDLLEVEKVLRDVDILSALAKLLPKGACASKAPPPTANSTGWAGANATAGNATAGEEGAGGAPAGGDNPQGQFSAFVQLWAGLQPILCGNNRTIEPEALKQGNMSSLGFTSKEQRNLGLLVHLMTSNPKILYAPVGTEVDKVILKANETFAFVGNVTHYAKAWLNISPEIRAYLEEGRLQRRIRWLQQFTADLHKHPEILNVSDSDVLHNFLNGNFSLPNASVLLQQLDTIDNAACGWVHFMAKVSVDIFKGFPDEESIVNYTLNQAYQDNVTVFASVIFQTNRDGSLPPHVMYKIRQNSSFTEKTNEIRRAYWRPGPNTGGRFYFLYGFVWIQDMMERALINTFVGHDVVEPGNYVQMFPYPCYTRDDFLFVIEHMMPLCMVISWVYSVAMMIQHIVTEKEHRLKEVMKMMGLNNAVHWVAWFITGFVQLSISVTALTAILKYGKVLMHSDVLIIWLFLAIYAVATIMFCFLVSVLYSKAKLASACGGIIYFLSYVPYMYVAIREEVAHDKITAFEKCIASLMSTTAFGLGSKYFALYEVAGVGIQWHTFSQSPVEGDDFNLLLSMMMLIVDAVVYGVLTWYIEAVHPGMFGLPRPWYFPLQKSYWLGNGRVETWEWTWPWSRTTRLSIMEEDQACAMESRRLEEMRGIEEEPTHLPLVVCIDKLTKIYKTDKKLALNKLSLNLYENQVVSFLGHNGAGKTTTMSILTGLFPPTSGSATIYSHDIRTEMDEIRKNLGMCPQHNVLFDRLTVEEHLWFYSQLKSMAEEEIRKEMDKMIEDLELSNKRHSLVQTLSGGMKRKLSVAIAFVGGSRAVILDEPTAGVDPYARRAIWDLILKYKPGRTILLSTHHMDEADLLGDRIAIISHGKLKCCGSPLFLKSTYGDGYKLTVVKKQSDARNGTEPGQPHSPLAHSSVSPCSEPRVSQFIKKYVASCLLISDTNTELSYILPSEAVKKGCFERLFQHLEQSLEELDLTSFGLMDTTLEEVFLKVSEEDQSLENSDVDMKESKKDALRPPAPELGPKPEANGEPLAEAAVPEKPEVELSNLVTCSSLAQSQASLRSASSVGSVRGNEEQEAEVEAEDHDLAGQGSFKLEGSWLKLRQFHGLIVKRFHCAKRNTKALFSQILLPAFFVCVAMTVALSVPEIGDLPPLILSPSQYHNYTQPKGNFIPYANEERREYRIRLSPDASPQQLVNTFHLPSGVGATCVLKTAFNNTLDQPVQTLNLNSNESKMLAAKYFDAMCIDSFTQGLPLSNFVPPPPSPAPSDYPISVDEDLLHAWNSTIFSSTVKETVTSAPALPRIIHEPIKCTCSMQGTGFSCPSGVGGHPPQMKVVTGDILADITGRNVSEYLLYTSDRFRLHRYGALTFGNVQKSIPASFGAKAPATVRKIAVRRTAQVFYNNKGYHSMPTYLNALNNAILRANLPKSKGNPAAYGITVTNHPMNKTSASLSLDYLLQGTDVVIAIFIIVAMSFVPASFVVFLVAEKATKAKHLQFVSGCDPVIYWLANYVWDMLNYLVPATCCIIILFVFDLPAYTSPTNFPAVLSLFLLYGWSITPIMYPASFWFEVPSSAYVFLIVINLFIGITATVATFLLQLFEHDKDLKVVNSYLKSCFLVFPNYNLGHGLMEMAYNEYINEYYAKIGQFDKMKSPFEWDIVTRGLVAMTIEGFVGFFITIMCQYNFFRKPQRLPVSTKPIEDDVDVANERHRVLRGDADNDMLKIENLTKVYKSRKIGRILAVDRLCVGVRPGECFGLLGVNGAGKTTTFKMLTGDESTTGGEAFVNGHSILKELLQVQQSLGYCPQFDALFDELTAQEHLELYTRLRGIPWKDEERVVKWALKKLELTKYADKPASTYSGGNKRKLSTAIALIGYPAFIFLDEPTTGMDPKARRFLWNLILDVIKTGRSVVLTSHSMEECEALCTRLAIMVNGRLKCLGSIQHLKNRFGDGYMITVRTKSSLNVKEVVRFFNRNFPEAVLKERHHTKAQYQLKSDQISLAQVFSKMEQVVDVLGIEDYSVSQTTLDNVFVNFAKKQSDNLEQQETSPGCALPSPLERLLSLLRPRAAPTELRALVAEEQEDLETDDEGLISFEEERAQLSFNTDTLC; encoded by the exons GGTGACGCAGCTCCTGGAGCACCTCAGCGAGGCGGTGGAGCAGAGCAGCCTCTTCGACCCGCGGCacccggggctggaggaggagctggtgtcCCTGCGCCGGCGCCTGGAGGCACTCAGCAGCAGCGAGCCCGGCTCCGTGGAGACCCCCTTCAGCGGCCGAGCAG GGTCTGGCTTCACGCTGGCGTGGGCGGCCAAGGACCGGGGCGAGCTGCACCGCTTCCTGACGCAGAACCTGTCCCTGCCCAACAGCACCGCCGAGCTGCTCCTGGGCTCCAGCGTTGACCTGCGCGAG GTGTACCGCCTGTTCTTCGGGTCCTTCCCCCTGGTACCCGATGAGACCCGTGAGCGGGACCTGTGGGACGGGTTTGGCCCCGGGGAGCAGATGTCGCAGCTGGAG AGGAGCCTCCCCGGCGGCTGGAGGAGCCTGCGGGAAGGGCTGGTGCACAGGGCGCTGCGGgaccccgccgcagccccgcgccgcccggcgctgctccgCCTGCTCTCCCGCGCCCTGGGCCTCACCAGCGCCGCCCCGGCGCCCGTCGCCTCCGACAGCCCCCAGGCCTTCGTCTCCGAGATGGAG GGTGTCCTCTTCACCGGGCCGGTGCTGGAGCAGCTGACGTGCGAGCAGAGcgccggggggctgcgccggcTCCTGCGCGTGGCCCCCGGGCAGCGGGCGCTGCTGCAGGCGTACCGGGCGCTGGTCTGCAACGGCAGCCGTGCCGCGCGGCGCGAGCGCTTCGCCCAGCTGGCGGCCGAGCTGCGGGACCAGCTGGACACCCCCAGGATCGTCAGCAGG CTGAAGCTGGACGAGGTGAACAGCACGGCCGCCCAGCACCGCCTCCGCGCCCTCCTGGAGGACCTGCTGGAGGTGGAGAAGGTTCTCCGCGACGTGGACATCCTCTCGGCGCTGGCCAAGCTGCTGCCCAAGGGAGCCTGTGCCAGCAAGGCCCCACCACCTACTGCCAACAGCACCGGCTGGGCCGGCGCCAACGCCACGGCCGGCAACGCCACGGCGGGGGAGGAGGGCGCCGGGGGGGCCCCGGCCGGCGGTGACAACCCCCAGGGGCAGTTCTCGGCGTTCGTCCAGCTCTGGGCCGGGCTGCAGCCCATCCTCTGTGGCAACAACCG CACCATCGAGCCCGAGGCGCTGAAGCAGGGCAACATGAGCTCGCTGGGCTTCACCAGCAAGGAGCAGCGCAACCTGGGCCTCCTCGTGCACCTGATGACCAGCAACCCCAAGATCCTCTACGCGCCCGTGGGCACCGAGGTGGACAAGGTCATCTTGAAG gcCAATGAGACCTTTGCCTTTGTGGGCAACGTCACCCACTATGCCAAGGCGTGGCTGAACATCTCCCCTGAGATCCGTGCCTACCTGGAGGAGGGCAGGCTGCAGAGACGCATCCGCTGGCTCCAGCAG TTCACTGCCGATCTCCACAAGCACCCGGAGATCCTCAATGTCTCCGACAGCGATGTTCTCCACAACTTCCTCAATGGCAACTTCTCCCTGCCCAACGCCAgcgtcctgctccagcagctggacaCCATCGACAACGCCGCCTGCGGCTGGGTCCACTTCATGGCCAAG GTCAGCGTGGACATCTTCAAAGGCTTCCCAGATGAGGAGAGCATCGTCAACTACACGCTCAACCAGGCTTACCAGGACAACGTCACGGTCTTTGCCA GCGTCATCTTCCAGACCAACAGGGACGGCTCGCTGCCGCCCCACGTCATGTACAAGATCCGGCAGAACTCCAGCTTCACGGAGAAGACCAACGAGATCCGGCGGGCGTACTGGCGGCCCGGCCCCAACACCGGTGGCCGCTTCTACTTCCTCTACGGCTTCGTCTGGATCCAGG acaTGATGGAGCGCGCCCTCATCAACACGTTCGTTGGGCATGACGTGGTGGAGCCCGGCaactatgtgcagatgttcccgtACCCGTGTTACACCCGAGACGA CTTCCTCTTCGTCATCGAGCACATGATGCCCCTCTGCATGGTGATCTCCTGGGTCTACTCGGTGGCCATGATGATCCAGCACATTGTGACGGAGAAGGAGCATCGCCTGAAGGAG GTGATGAAGATGATGGGCTTGAACAACGCGGTGCATTGGGTGGCTTGGTTCATCACCGGCTTCGTCCAGCTCTCCATCTCGGTGACGGCGCTCACCGCCATCCTGAAGTACGGCAAGGTCCTGATGCACAGCGACGTCCTCATCATCTGGCTCTTTCTCGCCATCTACGCAGTGGCCACCATCATGTTCTG CTTCCTGGTGTCGGTGCTCTACTCCAAGGCCAAGCTGGCCTCTGCCTGCGGCGGCATCATCTATTTCCTCAGCTACGTGCCCTACATGTACGTGGCCATCCGGGAGGAGGTGGCACATGACAAGATCACGGCCTTCGAGAAGTGCATCGCG TCCCTCATGTCCACCACGGCCTTCGGGCTGGGCTCCAAGTACTTTGCGCTGTACGAGGTGGCCGGTGTGGGCATCCAGTGGCACACCTTCAGCCAGTCGCCCGTGGAAGGTGACGACTTCAACCTCCTGCTGTCCATGATGATGCTGATTGTGGATGCTGTGGTGTACGGGGTGCTCACGTGGTACATTGAGGCCGTGCACCCAG GCATGTTCGGCTTGCCGCGGCCCTGGTACTTCCCCTTGCAGAAGTCCTACTGGCTGGGCAACGGGCGAGTGGAGACCTGGGAGTGGACCTGGCCCTGGTCCCGCACCACCCGCCTCAGCATCATGGAGGAGGATCAGGCCTGTGCCATGGAGAGCCGGAGGCTGG AGGAGATGCGGGGCATCGAGGAGGAGCCAACCCACCTCCCCCTGGTCGTCTGCATCGACAAGCTCACCAAGATCTACAAGACGGACAAGAAGCTGGCGCTGAACAAGCTGAGCCTCAACCTCTACGAGAACCAGGTGGTGTCCTTCCTGGGGCACAACGGCGCgggcaaaaccaccaccat GTCCATCCTCACCGGCTTGTTCCCTCCGACCTCGGGCTCTGCTACCATCTACAGCCATGATATTCGGACGGAGATGGACGAGATCCGGAAGAACCTGGGCATGTGTCCCCAGCACAACGTGCTCTTCGACAGGCTGACGGTGGAGGAGCACCTCTGGTTCTACTCGCAGCTCAAGAGCATGGCGGAGGAGGAGATCCGCAAGGAGATGGACAA GATGATCGAGGACCTGGAGCTCTCCAACAAACGCCACTCCCTGGTGCAGACCCTCTCGGGGGGGATGAAGAGGAAGCTGTCGGTGGCCATCGCCTTTGTCGGCGGGTCGCGGGCCGTGATCTTGGACGAGCCCACGGCTGGCGTGGACCCGTACGCGCGCAGGGCCATCTGGGACCTCATCCTCAAGTACAAGCCAG GGAGGACCATCCTGCTCTCCACACACCACATGGACGAGGCTGACCTGCTGGGTGACCGCATCGCCATCATCTCCCACGGCAAGCTCAAGTGCTGCGGCTCCCCGCTGTTCCTGAAGAGCACCTACGGCGATGGCTACAAGCTGACGGTGGTGAAGAAGCAGTCGGACGCCAGGAATGGCACAG AGCCAGGCCAGCCGCACAGCCCCTTGGCCCACTCCTCCGTCAGCCCCTGCTCCGAGCCCCGCGTCTCCCAGTTTATCAAGAAATACGTGGCCTCCTGCCTCCTCATCTCGGACACCAACACCGAGCTCTCCTACATCCTGCCCAGTGAGGCCGTCAAGAAGGGCTGCTTTGAGAGGCTCTTCCAG cacctggagcagagcctggaggAGCTGGACCTCACCAGCTTCGGGCTGATGGACACCACGCTGGAGGAGGTCTTCCTGAAGGTGTCTGAGGAGGACCAGTCTCTGGAGAACAGCGACGTGG aCATGAAAGAGTCCAAGAAGGATGCCCTGCGGCCACCCGCCCCCGAGCTGGGCCCGAAGCCCGAGGCCAACGGGGAGCCCCTGGCCGAAGCAGCCGTGCCGGAGAAGCCTGAGGTGGAGCTCAGCAACCTGGTGACCTGCTCCTCGCTGGCGCAGTCGCAGGCGTCCCTGCGCTCGGCCTCCTCGGTGGGCTCCGTGCGGGGCAACGAAG AGCAAGAGGCGGAGGTGGAGGCAGAGGACCAcgacctggctgggcaggggagcTTCAAGCTGGAGGGCTCGTGGCTGAAGCTGCGCCAGTTCCACGGGCTGATCGTCAAGCGCTTCCACTGCGCCAAGCGCAACACCAAGGCCCTCTTCTCGCAGATCCTCCTGCCCGCCTTCTTCGTCTGCGTGGCCATGACGGTGGCACTCTCCGTGCCCGAGATCG GTGACCTGCCACCCCTCATCCTCTCGCCGTCACAGTACCACAACTACACCCAGCCCAAGGGCAACTTCATCCCTTACGCCAACGAGGAGCGGCGTGAGTACCG CATCAGGCTGTCTCCTGACGCCAgcccccagcagctggtgaacaCCTTCCACCTGCCCTCCGGCGTGGGGGCCACCTGCGTGCTCAAGACGGCCTTCAACAACACGCTGGACCAGCCCGTGCAGACCCTCAACCTCAACAGCAACGAGTCCAAGATGCTGGCAGCCAAGTACTTCGACGCCATGTGCATCGACTCCTTCACCCAGGGCCTGCCGCTCTCCAACTTTGTGCCGCCGCCTCCATCGCCAGCTCCCTCTGACTACCCCATCTCGGTGGATGAGGACCTCCTCCATGCCTGGAACTCCACAATCTTCTCCTCCACTGTCAAAG agACCGTGAcctcggccccggccctgccccgcatCATCCATGAGCCCATCAAGTGCACGTGCTCCATGCAGGGAACCGGCTTCTCCTGCCCCAGCGGCGTGGGAGGCCACCCCCCGCAGATGAAGGTGGTGACGGGGGACATCCTGGCAGACATCACAGGGCGCAATGTCTCGGAGTATCTGCTCTACACCTCAGACCGCTTCCGGCTGCACAG GTACGGGGCACTCACCTTCGGCAACGTCCAGAAATCCATCCCGGCTTCCTTCGGGGCCAAGGCTCCTGCCACGGTGCGCAAGATCGCCGTCCGGAGAACCGCCCAg GTCTTCTACAACAACAAGGGCTACCACAGCATGCCCACCTACCTCAACGCTCTCAACAACGCCATCCTGCGAGCCAACTTGCCCAAGAGCAAAGGCAACCCTGCTGCCTACG GCATCACGGTCACCAACCACCCAATGAACAAGACGAGTGCCAGCCTGTCCCTGGATTATCT cctgcaagGCACGGACGTGGTGATTGCCATCTTCATCATCGTGGCCATGTCCTTCGTGCCAGCCAGCTTCGTGGTGTTCCTGGTGGCTGAAAAGGCCACCAAGGCCAAACACCTTCAGTTCGTGAGCGGCTGCGACCCCGTCATCTACTGGTTGGCCAACTACGTGTGGGACATG ctgaactACCTGGTGCCAGCCACATGCTGCATCATCATCCTGTTCGTGTTCGACCTCCCGGCATACACCTCTCCCACCAACTTCCCCGCCGtcctctccctcttcctgctCTACGG CTGGTCCATCACCCCCATCATGTACCCTGCTTCCTTCTGGTTCGAGGTGCCCAGCTCTGCCTACGTCTTCCTCATTGTCATCAACCTCTTCATCGGCATCACGGCCACCGTTGCCACGTTCTTGCTGCAGCTCTTTGAGCACGACAAG GATCTGAAGGTGGTGAACAGCTACCTGAAGAGCTGCTTCCTGGTGTTCCCAAACTACAACCTGGGCCACGGCTTGATGGAGATGGCCTACAACGAGTACATCAACGAATACTACGCCAAGATCG GGCAGTTCGATAAAATGAAGTCACCCTTCGAATGGGACATCGTGACGCGGGGGCTTGTTGCCATGACAATTGAAGGCTTCGTCGGCTTCTTCATCACCATCATGTGCCAGTACAACTTCTTCCGGAAGCCCCA GCGGCTGCCCGTCTCCACCAAACCCATCGAGGACGATGTCGATGTGGCCAACGAGCGGCACCGCGTCCTGCGTGGCGACGCCGACAACGACATGCTGAAGATTGAGAACCTCACCAAG GTCTACAAGTCCCGCAAGATCGGGCGCATCCTGGCCGTGGACCGGCTGTGCGTGGGCGTGCGGCCCGGGGAGTGCTTCGGGCTGCTGGGCGTCAACGGCGCGGGCAAGACCACCACCTTCAAGATGCTGACGGGGGACGAGAGCACCACGGGCGGAGAGGCCTTCGTGAACGGGCACAG CAtcctgaaggagctcctgcaggtCCAGCAGAGCTTGGGCTACTGCCCGCAGTTCGACGCGCTCTTCGACGAGCTGACGGCCCAGGAGCACCTGGAGCTCTACACCCGCCTGCGCGGCATCCCCTGGAAGGACGAGGAGCGG GTGGTCAAGTGGGCGCTGAAGAAGCTGGAGCTGACCAAGTACGCCGACAAGCCCGCCAGCACCTACAGCGGAGGCAACAAGAGGAAGCTGTCCACAGCCATCGCGCTGATCGGATACCCGGCCTTCATCTTCCTG GATGAGCCCACCACAGGGATGGACCCCAAGGCTCGGCGCTTCCTCTGGAACCTCATCCTGGACGTCATCAAAACGGGCCGCTCCGTGGTGCTCACGTCCCACAG CATGGAGGAGTGCGAGGCGCTCTGCACCCGCCTGGCCATCATGGTGAATGGGCGGCTCAAGTGTCTCGGCAGCATCCAGCACCTGAAGAACCG GTTTGGCGATGGCTACATGATCACGGTGCGCACCAAGTCCAGCCTCAACGTCAAGGAGGTGGTGAGGTTCTTCAACCGCAACTTCCCCGAGGCCGTCCTCAAG GAGCGGCACCACACCAAGGCCCAGTACCAGCTGAAGTCGGACCAGATCTCGCTGGCGCAGGTCTTCAGCAAGATGGAGCAGGTGGTGGACGTGCTGGGCATCGAGGACTACTCCGTCAGCCAGACCACGCTGGACAAC GTGTTTGTGAATTTTGCCAAGAAGCAAAGTGACAACCTGGAGCAGCAGGAGACGAGCCCCGGCTGCGCCCTGCCCTCGCCGCTGGAGCGGCTGCTGAGCCTGCTGCGCCCGCGCGCCGCCCCCACCGAGCTGCGCGCCCTCGTCGCGGAGGAGCAGGAGGACCTGGAGACCGACGACGAAGGCCTCATCAGCTTTGAGGAGGAGAGG GCTCAGCTCTCGTTCAACACGGACACGCTGTGCTGA